In one Culex quinquefasciatus strain JHB chromosome 2, VPISU_Cqui_1.0_pri_paternal, whole genome shotgun sequence genomic region, the following are encoded:
- the LOC6038577 gene encoding SET and MYND domain-containing protein 4, which translates to MELNATEISNGMWSCFLVDGELAQVEQKIKSYRSNDEVISFIRGVMDKHKLMKFIKLRGDPKSNARAIDCRKRGNEYFHPRIRQYIKAVELYNESIALAADNSEALAMAYANRSAICFELKEYADCLGNIRLARENPYPANLLPKLEQHNKLRYMNCNYCLDDNFLILKPCKGCTIAMFCSDECQQKAMEEYHRFECPILQDIHRLVEHVLVPALRLTIKTLTTFNFDLEALRLLMESDGKNTPNALDMDWTSIDLKETYEIVYNLESHRDKRSPNHLGQYAINAIIMSEILLQRTKIRDNCKNSNALRNITELLIMHHAMILPVNSFELSFEDYEDKACKREVLMEGIYPILSMINHSCAPNSQPMNGSDDNLALYVLRPIKKRSPITIKYCVKFASTPLQERREYLSENYCFQCQCEACANDYPLLENLKVVLQKDMKHESIRYCKRNKHDPKSPVDMLKMCLHMINKFDQHTPCVELEELETEVAKYFSDVYWNNPRKLKYKSLCNI; encoded by the exons ATGGAGCTGAATGCAACCGAAATCTCCAACGGGATGTGGTCATGTTTCCTAGTTGACGGTGAGTTGGCACAAGTTGAGCAGAAGATCAAGTCTTATCGCTCAAACGATGAGGTCATTTCCTTTATTCGTGGAGTGATGGATAAGCATAAATTGATGAAGTTTATCAAACTGAGAGGCGACCCGAAAAGCAATGCCAGGGCAATCGACTGTCGAAAGCGTGGAAACGAATACTTTCACCCAAGAATCCGACAGTACATAAAAGCTGTTGAACTGTACAACGAGAGTATTGCGCTGGCTGCGGACAACTCGGAAGCATTGGCGATGGCGTACGCAAACCGATCGGCCATTTGTTTCGAACTGAAGGAGTACGCGGACTGTCTGGGGAACATCCGGTTGGCCCGGGAGAATCCGTACCCGGCTAATTTATTGCCAAAGTTAGAGCAACACAACAAATTGCGTTATATGAACTGCAACTATTGCCTGGATGACAATTTTCTCATTCTGAAGCCATGTAAGGGCTGCACAATTGCAATGTTTTGCTCAGATGAATGTCAACAGAAAGCAATGGAAGAATATCATCGCTTCGAATGTCCAATTCTGCAGGACATTCACAGGTTGGTCGAACACGTTCTTGTCCCTGCTCTAAGGTTAACAATTAAGACCCTTACCACGTTCAACTTCGATTTGGAGGCACTGCGACTGTTAATGGAATCTGAtggaaaaaatactccaaacgCCCTCGATATGGACTGGACTTCAATCGACCTGAAAGAAACGTACGAAATAGTGTACAATTTGGAATCCCATCGAGACAAACGATCCCCGAACCACCTGGGACAATATGCTATAAATGCCATTATTATGAGTGAAATACTTTTGCAGCGTACAAAGATACGCGATAACTGCAAGAACTCTAACGCACTTCGTAATATCACCGAGTTGCTTATTATGCATCATGCCATGATACTTCCTGTGAATTCATTTGAATTATCGTTCGAAGACTACGAAGACAAGGCCTGCAAAAGAGAAGTTTTGATGGAAGGCATTTATCCCATTTTAAGCATGATCAATCATTCATGTGCACCAAATTCCCAACCTATGAATGGAAGCGATGATAATTTGGCTCTTTATGTTCTACGACCCATCAAAAAACGCTCTCCTATAACAATTAAATATTG CGTAAAATTTGCAAGCACACCATTACAAGAACGACGGGAGTACCTTTCAGAAAACTATTGTTTCCAGTGCCAATGCGAAGCCTGTGCAAATGATTACCCTCTGCTCGAAAATCTGAAAGTTGTTCTGCAAAAAGACATGAAACACGAGTCAATTAGATATTGCAAACGCAACAAACATGATCCCAAGAGCCCAGTGGACATGCTGAAAATGTGTTTGCACATGATTAACAAGTTTGATCAGCATACTCCCTGCGTTGAATTAGAGGAACTTGAGACAGAGGTAGCCAAATATTTCAGTGACGTGTACTGGAACAACCCGCGCAAGTTGAAGTATAAATCCCTCTGTAATATTTAA
- the LOC119766020 gene encoding uncharacterized protein LOC119766020 has product MALPKRCVNNEIALKKINFRFLDKYEKVYFHGEEKDPTKRRTTKSYIIGGGQHRCCTRCRRFTTPQLPTYKHSPRDGLINSMFRMRFQDRELPVQALYFPAGKRRPPFPNQRPTPPRLS; this is encoded by the exons ATGGCGCTGCCGAAGCGTTGCGTGAACAACGAGATTGCGTTGAAGAAGATTAACTTCCGGTTTTTGGACAAGTACGAGAAAGTTTATTTTCAcggtgaggagaaggatccgACGAAGAGGAGGACGACGAAAAGCTACATAATCGGAGGTGGTCAGCACagatgttgcactcggtgccggcggtttacaacaccg caACTTCCCACCTACAAACACTCACCTCGCGAc GGCCTCATCAACTCCATGttccggatgcgcttccagGATCGGGAACTCCCCGTTCAGGCACTTTACTTTCCAGCCGGAAAACGTCGACCACCCTTCCCGAATCAACGGCCAACTCCTCCAAGACTATCCTGA